In Vitis vinifera cultivar Pinot Noir 40024 chromosome 17, ASM3070453v1, one genomic interval encodes:
- the LOC100250902 gene encoding UDP-arabinopyranose mutase 1 isoform X1, protein MAQPAIPVTPALKDDLDIVIPTIRNLDFLEMWRPFFQPYHLIIVQDGDPTKTIRVPEGFDYELYNRNDVNRILGPKASCISFKDSACRCFGFLVSKKKYIFTIDDDCFVAKDPSGKEINALAQHIQNLLTPSTPFFFNTLYDPFREGADFVRGYPFSLREGAPTAISHGLWLNIPDYDAPTQLVKPLERNTSSLRYVDAVMTIPKGTLFPMCGMNLGFDRELIGPAMYFGLMGDGQPIGRYDDMWAGWCAKVICDHMSLGVKTGLPYIWHSKASNPFVNLKKEYKGIYWQEDIIPFFQSVVFPKECITVQQCYIELSKQVKEKLGHVDPYFQKLADSMVTWIEAWEELNPPTKAAPAAQPNGVKKDAPAPKPK, encoded by the exons ATGGCACAACCGGCGATTCCAGTGACACCGGCGTTGAAGGACGATCTGGACATAGTGATTCCCACCATCAGGAACCTGGATTTCTTGGAGATGTGGAGGCCATTTTTCCAGCCATACCATCTGATAATCGTACAGGACGGAGATCCGACGAAGACGATTCGGGTTCCGGAGGGGTTCGACTACGAGCTCTACAACCGGAACGACGTGAATCGGATCCTGGGACCCAAGGCAAGCTGTATCTCCTTCAAGGACTCCGCTTGTCGCTGCTTCGGCTTCCTCGTTTCCAAGAAGAAGTACATCTTCACCATTGATGATGACTGCTTT GTGGCTAAGGATCCGAGTGGGAAGGAGATAAATGCATTGGCGCAGCACATACAGAACTTGCTGACACCGTCGACTCCCTTCTTCTTCAACACCCTGTATGATCCTTTCAGGGAAGGAGCTGATTTTGTTCGGGGATACCCATTTAGCTTGAGGGAAGGAGCCCCAACTGCTATATCTCATGGGCTGTGGCTCAACATCCCTGATTATGATGCCCCAACTCAGCTTGTCAAGCCTCTCGAGCGCAACACCAG TTCACTCAGGTATGTGGATGCTGTTATGACCATCCCAAAAGGAACTCTATTTCCAATGTGTGGCATGAACCTTGGATTCGACCGGGAACTCATAGGTCCTGCTATGTACTTTGGGCTTATGGGTGATGGCCAACCAATTGGCAGATACGACGATATGTGGGCTGGATGGTGTGCGAAG GTGATCTGTGACCATATGAGTCTTGGTGTGAAAACTGGGCTGCCATACATTTGGCACAGTAAGGCGAGCAACCCATTTGTCAATTTGAAGAAAGAATACAAAGGAATATACTGGCAAGAAGACATCATCCCATTCTTCCAATCTGTTGTCTTCCCAAAAGAATGCATAACTGTGCAGCAATGCTACATTGAGCTTTCTAAGCAGGTCAAGGAGAAGCTGGGGCATGTTGATCCTTACTTCCAGAAACTCGCAGATTCCATGGTTACGTGGATTGAAGCCTGGGAGGAGCTAAACCCTCCAACAAAAGCAGCACCTGCAGCTCAGCCCAATGGTGTTAAGAAGGATGCACCGGCTCCCAAACCCAAGTAG
- the LOC100232957 gene encoding WRKY-type DNA binding protein 1, whose protein sequence is MEGHQILFPGSSKSPANPFPPNMANFHAMNIYKSAGFDASETKEKPGKKEGQKKIRKHRFAFQTRSHVDILDDGYRWRKYGQKAVKNNKFPRSYYRCTYKDCNVKKQVQRLSKDEEIVVTTYEGIHTHPVEKPTENFEHILRQMQSYFPIS, encoded by the exons ATGGAAGGCCACCAAATACTTTTTCCCGGTTCATCAAAATCACCCGCAAATCCTTTTCCACCAAACATGGCAAATTTTCATGCTATGAACATTTATAAGAGTGCTGGTTTTGATGCCTCTGAGACCAAGGAAAAACCAGGTAAAAAGGAAGGTCAAAAGAAGATTAGAAAGCACAGATTTGCGTTTCAAACGAGGAGCCATGTTGATATCCTTGATGATGGGTATCGATGGAGGAAATATGGGCAGAAAGCagtcaagaacaacaaatttcCCAG AAGCTACTACCGGTGCACGTATAAAGACTGCAATGTGAAGAAGCAGGTCCAACGCCTCTcaaaagatgaagagattgtaGTCACAACCTATGAAGGCATTCATACACACCCTGTGGAGAAGCCCACCGAGAACTTTGAACACATCTTGAGGCAGATGCAATCATATTTTCCCATCTCATGA
- the LOC100250902 gene encoding UDP-arabinopyranose mutase 1 isoform X2 encodes MAQPAIPVTPALKDDLDIVIPTIRNLDFLEMWRPFFQPYHLIIVQDGDPTKTIRVPEGFDYELYNRNDVNRILGPKASCISFKDSACRCFGFLVSKKKYIFTIDDDCFVAKDPSGKEINALAQHIQNLLTPSTPFFFNTLYDPFREGADFVRGYPFSLREGAPTAISHGLWLNIPDYDAPTQLVKPLERNTRYVDAVMTIPKGTLFPMCGMNLGFDRELIGPAMYFGLMGDGQPIGRYDDMWAGWCAKVICDHMSLGVKTGLPYIWHSKASNPFVNLKKEYKGIYWQEDIIPFFQSVVFPKECITVQQCYIELSKQVKEKLGHVDPYFQKLADSMVTWIEAWEELNPPTKAAPAAQPNGVKKDAPAPKPK; translated from the exons ATGGCACAACCGGCGATTCCAGTGACACCGGCGTTGAAGGACGATCTGGACATAGTGATTCCCACCATCAGGAACCTGGATTTCTTGGAGATGTGGAGGCCATTTTTCCAGCCATACCATCTGATAATCGTACAGGACGGAGATCCGACGAAGACGATTCGGGTTCCGGAGGGGTTCGACTACGAGCTCTACAACCGGAACGACGTGAATCGGATCCTGGGACCCAAGGCAAGCTGTATCTCCTTCAAGGACTCCGCTTGTCGCTGCTTCGGCTTCCTCGTTTCCAAGAAGAAGTACATCTTCACCATTGATGATGACTGCTTT GTGGCTAAGGATCCGAGTGGGAAGGAGATAAATGCATTGGCGCAGCACATACAGAACTTGCTGACACCGTCGACTCCCTTCTTCTTCAACACCCTGTATGATCCTTTCAGGGAAGGAGCTGATTTTGTTCGGGGATACCCATTTAGCTTGAGGGAAGGAGCCCCAACTGCTATATCTCATGGGCTGTGGCTCAACATCCCTGATTATGATGCCCCAACTCAGCTTGTCAAGCCTCTCGAGCGCAACACCAG GTATGTGGATGCTGTTATGACCATCCCAAAAGGAACTCTATTTCCAATGTGTGGCATGAACCTTGGATTCGACCGGGAACTCATAGGTCCTGCTATGTACTTTGGGCTTATGGGTGATGGCCAACCAATTGGCAGATACGACGATATGTGGGCTGGATGGTGTGCGAAG GTGATCTGTGACCATATGAGTCTTGGTGTGAAAACTGGGCTGCCATACATTTGGCACAGTAAGGCGAGCAACCCATTTGTCAATTTGAAGAAAGAATACAAAGGAATATACTGGCAAGAAGACATCATCCCATTCTTCCAATCTGTTGTCTTCCCAAAAGAATGCATAACTGTGCAGCAATGCTACATTGAGCTTTCTAAGCAGGTCAAGGAGAAGCTGGGGCATGTTGATCCTTACTTCCAGAAACTCGCAGATTCCATGGTTACGTGGATTGAAGCCTGGGAGGAGCTAAACCCTCCAACAAAAGCAGCACCTGCAGCTCAGCCCAATGGTGTTAAGAAGGATGCACCGGCTCCCAAACCCAAGTAG